A single window of Chloracidobacterium sp. DNA harbors:
- a CDS encoding sigma-70 family RNA polymerase sigma factor, whose product MDNPILSKLQTLPGDPPSGSDGALDREGFFAESLKLIRKVIAGRRSVLADDAPDISQEAALRLWKWLTKFEDRGSRMAEADWKSFTARTAHNEVNRNLSNRNKRIETSLDDTEALGAELDASSAETFVLVKTVWQGICKLSLYQRQALIFNSVDLVLYLFQFGIEEDELLAKLELTKESWERISTRMPLTDIEIAEIANPNSANGQRSTTAGAVKKARFDARKRLKELMK is encoded by the coding sequence GTGGATAACCCGATCCTATCCAAGTTGCAAACCTTACCAGGCGACCCGCCGAGTGGGTCCGACGGTGCGCTTGATCGGGAGGGCTTTTTTGCAGAATCGTTAAAGCTGATTCGCAAAGTAATTGCTGGTCGTCGATCCGTTCTGGCCGATGACGCTCCTGATATTTCGCAGGAGGCTGCGTTAAGGCTTTGGAAGTGGCTCACGAAGTTTGAGGACAGGGGCTCACGAATGGCAGAAGCCGATTGGAAGTCCTTCACCGCGCGTACTGCTCACAACGAAGTAAATCGAAACCTCTCAAATCGAAACAAACGGATAGAGACTTCTCTCGATGATACCGAAGCACTCGGTGCCGAGCTAGATGCTTCGTCCGCAGAGACTTTTGTTTTGGTCAAAACGGTCTGGCAAGGTATTTGCAAGCTGAGTCTTTATCAACGCCAAGCGCTTATTTTCAATTCGGTAGATCTCGTGCTTTATCTTTTCCAATTTGGAATCGAAGAGGATGAACTGTTAGCAAAGCTCGAACTGACAAAGGAGTCTTGGGAAAGGATTTCAACACGAATGCCTCTAACCGATATTGAAATCGCTGAGATAGCAAACCCGAATTCGGCCAATGGCCAAAGATCGACAACCGCAGGCGCGGTTAAGAAGGCGAGATTTGACGCTCGCAAGAGACTTAAGGAGTTGATGAAATAA
- a CDS encoding S9 family peptidase: protein MIDIDEGNILLKYWKSSSNQHIFNYSIGSGKLTPLSESGNATKAFFAAGKAFVIAEDSPECGGSRCLISIDPRTNKKESIGLENVRGYLGDIKPSPDGKSLLVQEAINGIDSLWIGKIKDRKIVPTASNFLGGSYVVWNTRWLSETEVVFTIENISQPALIQSFDLRSKKTTTWTNSHLPEVLTGTVKPPETIRWKSFDSKEISGYIVKPTKIEKKSPVLVFIHGGPQVLDRPTFSSVDVRFATFLGLSIIHTNIRGSRGFGNEFMDADNGAKREDAVRDISSLLDWIEKQPDLDADNVIIRGESYGGLVALATGLRESSRIRAVIAEYPLVSIRNYLQQSWIDEFAKNEYGDPKDEILMKKLDELSPLNNASKWKGTPLFLTRGKLDSRVPEGDVLGLKSQLREAGANVWFIYANEAGHGVGGRFVTAAMYEFIKTHLRRK, encoded by the coding sequence GTGATCGACATCGACGAAGGCAACATCTTGCTTAAGTACTGGAAATCTTCCAGCAATCAACACATATTCAATTATTCGATCGGCAGCGGCAAACTCACACCGCTTTCTGAATCAGGAAATGCGACGAAAGCGTTTTTCGCGGCCGGAAAGGCGTTCGTTATAGCAGAAGATTCGCCGGAGTGCGGGGGGAGTCGGTGCTTGATTTCGATTGATCCCCGTACCAACAAGAAGGAGAGTATAGGTCTTGAAAATGTCCGAGGATACCTGGGGGACATAAAGCCGTCGCCGGATGGAAAATCACTATTGGTTCAGGAAGCAATAAACGGAATCGACAGCCTCTGGATAGGAAAGATCAAAGACCGAAAAATTGTCCCAACCGCTTCAAACTTTCTGGGCGGCTCGTATGTCGTTTGGAATACCCGTTGGCTTTCCGAAACCGAGGTCGTCTTCACCATTGAAAATATCAGTCAACCTGCATTGATACAGTCGTTCGATCTCAGATCGAAGAAGACAACCACTTGGACGAACTCCCATTTGCCGGAGGTTTTGACGGGCACCGTGAAACCTCCCGAAACAATACGTTGGAAGTCTTTTGATAGTAAAGAAATTTCTGGATACATCGTCAAACCCACGAAAATTGAAAAAAAGAGTCCCGTGCTTGTGTTTATCCACGGTGGTCCTCAGGTGCTCGATCGCCCTACATTTAGTTCCGTGGATGTACGGTTTGCGACGTTCCTCGGGTTGTCCATTATCCACACTAACATCCGTGGATCGAGAGGATTCGGAAATGAATTCATGGATGCGGATAACGGCGCCAAAAGAGAGGATGCCGTTCGAGATATTAGCTCGCTTCTCGATTGGATCGAAAAGCAGCCGGACCTAGACGCGGATAACGTGATCATCCGTGGCGAAAGCTACGGGGGCTTGGTGGCTCTAGCGACCGGGCTAAGGGAATCTTCTCGAATCCGTGCCGTTATCGCCGAATATCCGCTAGTGTCGATCAGAAATTATCTGCAACAAAGTTGGATCGATGAATTTGCAAAGAATGAATACGGCGATCCAAAAGACGAAATCTTAATGAAAAAGCTTGATGAGCTTTCTCCGCTGAACAATGCTTCAAAATGGAAGGGGACGCCGTTGTTCCTGACCAGGGGAAAACTCGACTCAAGAGTCCCGGAAGGGGACGTTCTCGGCCTCAAATCTCAACTGCGAGAAGCGGGAGCCAATGTTTGGTTCATATATGCCAACGAGGCGGGACATGGCGTTGGAGGACGCTTTGTCACGGCGGCAATGTATGAATTTATTAAGACTCACTTACGGAGGAAATGA
- a CDS encoding CHAT domain-containing protein, which produces MRNKPNMWACATRSILVIFALALMSEISLSQPGSQNISKLYSKGYFEEVAKLAPAQISRLSQSGRLAEASHIAFLTCRTFIQLGRYDEAAQVVDPFISDPKLRIRFPDSVVSLYLCKAAVFRSKRDFGAALENLRLAKSISANDSASLAAYQLEVGRTLYSAGHDFAAIIWLEKAEKEALASGHISIYYDALRFLSLAWTAKFYYANALSYAERLVAKSSIGEFEHRNRIAHLELANLLDVTGQPQRAKDLYLKGLDLATRARVNYHAGQFLSSLLLRSLYENDIEAAKNYLVRLESIDKEKQFSFERLLGRALVENFNGNRSLSEEYFSRIVSEKGSSEFIVPYWRSTIAERDQDWKALVTNAHYLRKLTEQENFQDDLPQIYYKLALGSWRLREEQSAREHAAKSLSLFEPFRNTPIVDLSIAMMEVHHSLYRLLSEIEVAGNPAKAFEYSELLKANLLRDRIERSALKPRPDLSDASRNQLFTTSRNYVEGKENEEALTKLENGIVAEKQTASQQTQDFSTQGLKLPEDVAIVSYEFTPSGELLAFVLESAKPLRAVKLTVNDVQATKLASETQTKIKDRIFFKVDGKKLYDLLLKPLDLNSSNIVIVPDKQLWRIPFHALSPDGNKYLIETKTVSYSPSVYLLKQQLLYEPPNRKTIQIFANDTFNRQKLGYVNNEAMSIGKLFEPHLG; this is translated from the coding sequence ATGCGAAACAAACCGAACATGTGGGCTTGTGCGACAAGATCGATTCTGGTCATTTTCGCATTAGCCCTCATGTCGGAAATATCTTTGAGCCAACCCGGTTCACAGAACATATCTAAGCTATATTCAAAGGGATACTTTGAAGAAGTAGCCAAACTCGCCCCTGCTCAAATCTCGCGACTCTCACAATCCGGACGATTGGCAGAAGCATCTCATATAGCCTTTCTAACTTGTCGGACTTTCATCCAACTGGGTCGATATGATGAAGCTGCTCAGGTTGTTGACCCATTCATTTCCGATCCCAAACTACGAATTCGCTTTCCCGACTCTGTCGTATCTCTTTACCTATGTAAGGCAGCAGTTTTTCGTTCAAAGCGTGATTTTGGAGCGGCGCTTGAAAACCTGCGACTAGCGAAGTCGATATCGGCAAATGACTCAGCATCGCTCGCAGCTTACCAGTTGGAAGTCGGCAGGACCCTGTATTCAGCGGGTCATGATTTTGCAGCGATCATATGGCTGGAAAAAGCTGAAAAAGAGGCTCTGGCGAGCGGCCACATTTCCATTTACTATGACGCACTACGATTTCTGAGCTTAGCTTGGACTGCGAAGTTCTACTACGCCAACGCACTTAGTTATGCGGAAAGATTAGTTGCGAAATCTTCGATAGGAGAATTCGAACATCGAAACCGAATCGCGCATCTTGAATTAGCGAACCTACTCGATGTCACCGGCCAGCCGCAGCGAGCGAAGGACCTCTATCTCAAGGGCCTTGACCTTGCGACTCGAGCTAGAGTGAACTATCACGCCGGACAGTTTCTTTCTAGCCTACTACTGCGATCGTTATACGAGAATGATATAGAAGCCGCTAAGAACTACCTCGTAAGATTGGAATCAATCGATAAAGAAAAGCAATTTAGTTTTGAGCGTCTTCTTGGAAGGGCCTTGGTCGAGAACTTTAATGGAAATCGATCACTTTCCGAGGAGTATTTTTCAAGGATTGTAAGCGAAAAAGGCAGTTCCGAATTCATTGTGCCCTATTGGAGAAGCACGATTGCTGAGCGAGATCAGGACTGGAAAGCACTTGTTACGAATGCGCATTATCTGCGTAAATTGACGGAACAGGAGAACTTTCAAGACGACCTTCCCCAGATTTATTACAAACTCGCATTGGGTTCATGGCGGCTACGCGAAGAGCAATCTGCGAGGGAACACGCGGCAAAATCACTCTCCTTATTTGAGCCTTTTCGAAACACTCCTATCGTTGATCTTTCGATTGCAATGATGGAGGTTCACCATTCCCTCTATCGACTACTCAGCGAGATTGAGGTAGCTGGCAATCCCGCGAAAGCCTTTGAGTATTCTGAGCTTCTTAAGGCAAATCTGCTTAGAGACAGAATCGAACGATCGGCCCTTAAGCCACGCCCTGATCTATCCGACGCAAGCCGAAACCAACTTTTTACGACTTCTCGCAACTACGTCGAAGGAAAAGAAAATGAAGAGGCTCTAACAAAGCTGGAAAACGGCATCGTGGCCGAGAAACAAACAGCGAGCCAGCAAACTCAGGATTTCTCGACGCAGGGTTTGAAACTTCCGGAAGACGTGGCGATCGTCTCCTACGAATTCACGCCATCAGGTGAACTCCTAGCATTTGTTCTTGAATCAGCAAAGCCGTTGCGTGCCGTCAAACTTACCGTCAATGACGTACAGGCCACAAAACTCGCCTCAGAAACTCAAACTAAGATAAAGGATCGTATTTTCTTCAAGGTCGATGGGAAGAAACTCTACGATCTATTACTGAAACCGTTGGACTTGAACTCAAGTAACATAGTTATCGTCCCCGACAAACAATTGTGGAGAATACCATTCCATGCCCTAAGCCCAGACGGTAATAAATATTTGATTGAGACGAAAACGGTTTCGTATTCGCCGTCTGTCTATTTGCTAAAGCAACAACTCCTATATGAACCGCCAAATAGAAAAACTATACAGATCTTTGCGAATGATACCTTCAACCGTCAAAAACTTGGCTACGTGAACAACGAGGCGATGAGTATCGGAAAGTTGTTCGAGCCTCACCTCGGCTGA
- a CDS encoding CHAT domain-containing protein, protein MNASRSDFLKSAAETDILHFSMHAQLDSENPLSSFLAFQQNVADSGRLSVNDLLSVRLKPNNLAFLASCDTSKVHNGEGLISLPWALLGSGSSSVISSQWEASDRATQDLTVAFYREFLSGQSTASALQRAAISLIQNKSAGFHEPFYWASFTLLGDFR, encoded by the coding sequence CTGAATGCCTCCAGATCGGATTTCCTCAAGTCGGCAGCGGAAACGGATATCCTTCATTTCTCTATGCACGCCCAACTCGATAGCGAGAATCCTCTATCTTCGTTTCTTGCCTTTCAGCAGAACGTCGCGGACTCGGGTAGGTTAAGCGTAAATGATCTTCTTTCTGTCCGTCTCAAACCAAACAACTTGGCATTTCTCGCATCATGTGACACCAGTAAGGTCCATAACGGCGAAGGTTTGATCAGCCTTCCATGGGCTTTGCTAGGCTCGGGAAGTTCATCAGTAATCTCGTCGCAGTGGGAAGCTAGTGACAGAGCGACACAAGATCTCACGGTCGCCTTTTATAGAGAGTTTCTAAGTGGACAGTCAACGGCCTCGGCACTTCAGAGGGCAGCCATTTCATTAATACAGAATAAATCAGCGGGCTTTCACGAACCCTTCTACTGGGCATCGTTTACGTTACTGGGTGACTTCCGGTAA
- a CDS encoding Mov34/MPN/PAD-1 family protein: protein MHYKDFWSSDDRIGVRIPKAQISFILDQAQYQFPNETGGIIVGAYTAALDCALVESFTAEPSDSRSKRSWFRRGTKGLSSILGRAWKRKKYYIGEWHVHPGGQPFPSSTDKAQMRQVIASNKYDCDCPILVIIGFTSYGDWSIGVFAFATNGNFKTLEPIQ from the coding sequence ATGCACTACAAAGATTTTTGGTCGAGCGATGACCGTATCGGTGTTCGGATTCCTAAGGCTCAGATAAGCTTTATACTCGACCAGGCCCAATATCAGTTCCCGAATGAGACGGGAGGGATCATCGTCGGGGCGTACACTGCGGCGCTCGACTGCGCCCTCGTTGAGTCGTTTACCGCGGAGCCTTCCGATTCCCGTAGCAAAAGAAGCTGGTTTCGCCGAGGAACCAAGGGACTCTCATCGATACTGGGGCGAGCTTGGAAAAGAAAGAAATACTATATCGGCGAATGGCACGTACACCCTGGTGGGCAACCTTTTCCAAGTTCTACCGATAAAGCTCAGATGAGACAGGTAATAGCATCCAATAAGTACGACTGTGATTGTCCGATTCTCGTGATTATCGGGTTCACCAGTTACGGGGACTGGTCAATCGGCGTCTTCGCGTTCGCTACGAACGGCAACTTCAAAACCCTGGAGCCGATACAATAA
- a CDS encoding ThiF family adenylyltransferase, whose amino-acid sequence MVNATAHSRAPNALQTGINALRAVAGVEVRGEIEWDQETQKWLLNLRLRPNDLAFSNFVPSETDWYVAIDRLYPFGEIDFFPSEDGGIEHTFQHQSLNRKSKREIYRTGKVCLSDPYAVFGDRFLSEEPFTAPERLAWLARRAIKWLEAASRNQLVPPGEHFELPDFPKSSTDYSLVAFSETADTLSRWSEVPDRKGYFEYSRSPHNRSLIVVKKILKRNHRPVYGAPFGNHINSFSVSKKSGLWILLPSMPVVPPWQAPLTWGDLDESCRRQGVDLRASIEELALTKAGKKRIGNILLIGFPIPNKVGEAPDRIHWAAIQLPELYGGTSKVSGFKSSIRTARWANNYQLQSSNPINWIASENWSSDQINSRGRLPSALLEKKMLIIGGGAIGSIIAEFLVRGALFEFDICDGDDTGAGNLTRHTLDLRHVELNKAKSLAHHLNQLSPWAKVRAIPDNFPKGPNVSLESYDLIVDCTASQKTLFSLAGRSPSSKKDFLHLSRSASEPNVFTVS is encoded by the coding sequence ATGGTCAACGCTACAGCCCACTCCCGCGCTCCCAACGCCCTTCAAACCGGAATAAACGCTCTTCGAGCTGTTGCGGGTGTCGAAGTGCGGGGCGAAATCGAGTGGGACCAGGAGACGCAGAAATGGCTCCTTAACCTGCGGCTCCGGCCGAACGATCTTGCGTTTAGCAATTTCGTGCCATCGGAAACCGATTGGTATGTGGCGATCGATCGCTTGTATCCATTTGGCGAGATCGATTTCTTTCCTTCGGAAGATGGCGGCATCGAACATACGTTTCAGCATCAGTCTCTCAATAGAAAGAGCAAACGCGAGATATATAGAACCGGAAAGGTTTGTCTGAGCGATCCATATGCTGTTTTCGGCGATCGTTTTCTGTCCGAAGAACCGTTCACGGCGCCTGAGCGCTTGGCCTGGCTTGCCCGAAGGGCGATCAAATGGCTGGAAGCCGCATCGAGGAACCAACTCGTGCCACCGGGCGAGCACTTCGAGCTACCGGATTTTCCAAAATCAAGCACCGACTACTCTCTTGTCGCTTTTTCCGAGACAGCCGACACTCTCTCCCGTTGGAGCGAGGTTCCAGATCGTAAAGGTTATTTCGAATATTCGCGATCTCCCCATAACCGCTCTCTGATCGTCGTAAAGAAAATCCTCAAACGGAATCACAGACCCGTGTATGGCGCGCCTTTCGGAAACCATATCAACAGCTTTTCCGTTTCCAAGAAATCCGGGCTCTGGATACTACTGCCTAGTATGCCGGTAGTTCCGCCGTGGCAGGCCCCGCTGACATGGGGAGACCTTGACGAATCCTGCCGACGCCAAGGCGTCGATCTTCGGGCAAGCATTGAAGAGTTGGCTTTGACCAAAGCTGGAAAGAAGCGGATTGGAAATATCTTGCTGATAGGCTTCCCGATACCGAACAAGGTCGGTGAGGCTCCCGATCGCATCCACTGGGCGGCAATACAGCTTCCTGAACTGTACGGCGGAACGTCCAAAGTGAGTGGTTTCAAGTCATCGATACGAACCGCCCGGTGGGCTAACAATTATCAGCTGCAGAGCAGCAACCCGATTAATTGGATCGCCTCGGAGAATTGGAGTTCGGACCAAATTAACTCGCGGGGACGATTGCCGTCCGCGCTGCTCGAAAAGAAGATGTTAATTATCGGTGGCGGGGCAATCGGGTCGATAATTGCGGAATTCCTCGTCCGGGGCGCTCTCTTTGAATTTGACATTTGCGACGGCGACGACACCGGTGCGGGAAACCTGACGCGTCATACATTGGATCTTCGCCATGTCGAATTGAACAAAGCCAAATCGTTGGCCCATCATCTTAATCAGCTTTCGCCTTGGGCGAAGGTTCGGGCGATCCCCGATAACTTTCCAAAAGGACCGAACGTCAGCCTGGAGTCATACGATTTGATAGTCGATTGTACCGCGAGTCAGAAAACCCTGTTCTCTCTAGCGGGGAGAAGTCCAAGCAGCAAAAAAGATTTTTTGCATCTTTCTCGGTCAGCTTCGGAGCCAAACGTCTTTACAGTTTCGTAG
- a CDS encoding nucleotidyltransferase: MELPSYFKEFLTNIRPTMNQRNEMQTGHRTLRERLRSYDGLKGIYISDFLQGSYRRSTAIRPKGDKRSDVDVIVVTSLNENEFKPNEAMKLFEPFLNEYYEGKWEPQGRSFGINLSYVDLDLVITSAPSEVEAEKLKSKAVRYVGDVESSPDWFLGPEWVPFEERTSYLSQVDLVKSAGVVTQWKLEPLRIPDRDADEWDDTHPLEQISWTTQKNKLCNAHYINVVKAIKWRKRTNEKLPKYPKGYPLEHLTGDCCPDGISSVAQGVVLTLESIVQKYGSYALTETTPFLPDHGVPGHNVFHRVSGADFAAFYNAIAEDALTARAALDEQDKAKSVELWQSLFGDKFPQRSSTDTDDNGGNDSSAKSYAAPRRNSSPGDLTFG, from the coding sequence ATGGAATTACCAAGTTACTTCAAGGAATTTTTGACGAATATTCGCCCGACAATGAACCAGCGCAATGAAATGCAGACCGGGCATAGAACGCTTCGGGAAAGGCTGCGGAGCTATGATGGCCTCAAAGGCATCTACATCAGTGATTTTCTGCAGGGCAGTTATCGGCGATCGACGGCAATTCGACCTAAGGGCGACAAGCGCTCCGACGTCGATGTGATCGTCGTGACGAGTCTCAACGAAAACGAGTTCAAGCCCAATGAGGCTATGAAATTGTTCGAACCGTTTCTGAATGAATACTACGAGGGCAAGTGGGAGCCGCAAGGCCGCTCCTTCGGGATCAATTTGTCTTACGTGGATCTCGATCTGGTTATAACGTCCGCCCCGTCTGAGGTCGAAGCGGAGAAACTCAAGTCGAAGGCTGTTCGTTACGTCGGCGATGTCGAATCATCACCCGATTGGTTCCTTGGACCTGAGTGGGTGCCTTTCGAAGAACGAACGAGCTATCTGTCCCAGGTCGATCTTGTTAAATCCGCAGGCGTTGTTACGCAATGGAAGCTCGAGCCGTTGCGAATCCCCGACCGCGACGCAGACGAATGGGATGATACTCACCCGTTAGAGCAGATCTCATGGACCACCCAAAAGAACAAGTTGTGTAATGCCCACTATATAAATGTAGTAAAGGCGATCAAATGGCGGAAGAGGACAAATGAGAAACTGCCTAAATACCCGAAGGGCTATCCACTCGAACATCTGACAGGCGATTGTTGTCCCGACGGGATAAGTTCGGTAGCTCAGGGCGTTGTCCTGACGCTCGAATCTATAGTTCAGAAATACGGTAGTTATGCCCTGACGGAAACAACTCCCTTTCTACCCGATCACGGCGTCCCAGGCCATAACGTATTTCATCGCGTGAGCGGCGCCGACTTCGCAGCATTCTACAACGCGATCGCGGAGGATGCGTTAACGGCTCGAGCTGCGCTCGATGAGCAAGATAAGGCCAAAAGCGTCGAGCTCTGGCAAAGCCTTTTTGGAGACAAATTTCCACAAAGAAGTTCGACTGACACGGATGACAACGGCGGCAACGACAGCTCGGCAAAAAGTTATGCCGCGCCGCGCCGGAACAGCTCGCCTGGTGATCTGACCTTTGGGTAG
- a CDS encoding SAVED domain-containing protein, translated as MTYSVPILDGGGSRSKDFFQAKFHSHNTAPILHTSLTDPAYIGATTNSFLQKLLNAHRSKLGSGERFGYHLYSPSSVHPDDVLSPIWSRQDGRLNLDRFFEGKTDRSAMWVLRNEWKNHLAIDDEELREIVSAMSIVQGPDIVRFREELNIRLHLAGLRPIDKNKLSSEYDDLVRKLHATGVSMSFTRDTIKEIAEQHGMWVGESHGYPKEKTLGIRSFMRYAEEMPNLTHDMVCLTPHFEGRHLRPGSTWDEDVKKEVSDFLEKYQASDETFYLLLETHISIAFAAGMSVEPRSPARFVPVQKSEFRRPEVWSITGDRTDGDTWRIDSMAAGGKADELIVGFSVTHSVWNDVKDFADRSIRAAQSLAFEILPRPGNDSIRDGNHAFTLAQEACEEIVRKVKSDGIKSVHVFAAAPTAFMFYLGLLLRLPRSCSLAIYEYDFGSKELGAYTRGISFNEPLQGE; from the coding sequence GTGACCTACTCGGTACCTATCCTCGACGGCGGCGGCTCCAGATCGAAAGATTTTTTCCAGGCGAAGTTTCATTCTCACAACACGGCTCCGATCCTGCACACGAGTTTGACGGATCCGGCTTACATCGGTGCGACGACAAATTCCTTTCTTCAGAAACTGCTGAATGCTCATCGTTCCAAGCTTGGTTCGGGAGAGCGTTTCGGTTATCACCTCTATAGTCCCTCGTCAGTTCACCCCGACGACGTGCTCTCCCCTATCTGGAGCCGCCAAGACGGACGACTGAATCTCGATCGATTCTTCGAAGGAAAAACGGATAGGTCCGCGATGTGGGTGTTGCGAAATGAGTGGAAAAACCATCTCGCAATAGATGACGAAGAGCTCCGAGAAATCGTTTCGGCGATGAGTATAGTACAAGGCCCAGATATCGTCAGGTTCCGGGAGGAACTCAACATTAGGCTACATCTTGCAGGGCTGCGCCCTATCGACAAGAACAAACTTTCTAGCGAATACGACGATCTGGTCAGGAAGCTTCATGCCACCGGCGTTTCTATGTCCTTCACGCGGGACACCATAAAGGAGATCGCGGAGCAGCACGGCATGTGGGTTGGAGAGTCGCATGGCTATCCGAAAGAGAAGACGCTCGGAATACGCAGTTTTATGCGATACGCGGAAGAAATGCCTAACTTGACGCACGACATGGTTTGTCTTACGCCGCATTTTGAAGGACGTCATCTACGACCGGGATCAACCTGGGACGAGGACGTGAAAAAGGAGGTTTCGGATTTTCTCGAAAAATACCAAGCTTCCGATGAAACATTCTATTTGCTTCTCGAAACGCATATCAGCATCGCCTTCGCGGCGGGCATGAGCGTCGAACCAAGGAGCCCGGCGAGATTCGTTCCGGTTCAGAAAAGCGAATTCAGACGACCTGAGGTATGGAGCATAACGGGCGATCGTACGGACGGCGATACATGGCGGATCGACAGCATGGCCGCAGGCGGTAAAGCGGACGAACTAATCGTCGGGTTCAGTGTCACCCATTCGGTGTGGAACGACGTTAAGGACTTCGCGGACCGATCCATCCGGGCGGCACAATCCCTCGCCTTTGAAATTCTTCCCCGGCCCGGGAACGACTCGATCCGCGACGGTAACCACGCGTTCACGCTCGCTCAGGAGGCTTGCGAGGAAATCGTCAGGAAGGTCAAATCGGATGGCATCAAGTCTGTGCACGTATTTGCGGCGGCGCCGACGGCCTTCATGTTTTATCTCGGATTGTTACTTCGACTGCCTCGAAGCTGCAGTCTAGCGATCTACGAATATGATTTTGGATCAAAGGAGTTGGGAGCATACACAAGAGGGATCAGCTTCAATGAACCGTTACAAGGAGAATGA
- a CDS encoding helix-turn-helix domain-containing protein, which translates to MATRELHPVQKRLLELLKRSIDDPLTVRELQSELDVSSPSVVQHHIRQLEKYGFLHRNPGNPHDYQIVADDPEKRITYLNLYGLARCGPDGSILDGNPIDRIPIASRLLGFQSKDAFMVRASGDSMSPKINDKDLVIVKKARTWVDGNIVVAVNDSVAVIKKVNREGNAFILRSINEKYHPFIAAPDFRVEGVVRSIISYTKT; encoded by the coding sequence ATGGCGACGCGAGAACTTCACCCCGTGCAGAAACGGCTGCTCGAATTGCTCAAAAGAAGCATTGACGATCCACTCACCGTACGGGAATTGCAGAGTGAGCTCGACGTGTCATCGCCGAGTGTCGTTCAACATCACATCCGGCAGCTCGAGAAGTACGGCTTCCTGCACCGTAACCCAGGCAATCCACACGATTACCAAATAGTAGCGGATGATCCGGAAAAACGGATCACCTATTTAAATCTCTACGGTCTGGCCAGGTGCGGTCCCGATGGTTCGATTCTAGATGGAAACCCGATAGATAGAATACCGATCGCCAGTCGGCTACTCGGATTTCAGTCAAAGGATGCATTCATGGTTAGAGCTTCGGGTGATTCGATGAGTCCGAAGATAAATGACAAAGACTTGGTGATCGTAAAAAAGGCCCGAACTTGGGTCGACGGGAATATTGTCGTAGCTGTCAATGATTCGGTTGCCGTTATTAAGAAGGTGAATCGAGAAGGTAATGCTTTTATACTCCGATCCATAAATGAGAAGTATCACCCGTTTATCGCGGCTCCGGACTTCCGGGTCGAAGGTGTTGTTCGCAGCATCATCTCCTATACAAAGACATAA